A window of the Thermomicrobiales bacterium genome harbors these coding sequences:
- a CDS encoding ParB/RepB/Spo0J family partition protein, which translates to MSERSGESGSNARLGARKTGLGRGLDALIPSLETIPLSQPVSTTTAPVTSITPNPRQPRTTIDPDELGILADSIRTHGIIQPIVVKPGDQPDRFVLIAGERRWRAAQLAGLREVPIVVLDVSLQAQLELALVENVIRSDLSALEEALAYRQLIDEFGLTQAEVAERVGRSRVSVTNTLRLLLLPDRVKTALERGDITEGHARALLGLPSAVEQIAMLETVIKRGWSVRETESAVRAWTEAQSTVVERENPQRLRAEHADFEQRLRRTLATNVSINRTERGSGSIRIDFSSDEQLAELLDRIAGDSLF; encoded by the coding sequence GTGAGCGAACGATCGGGTGAGTCAGGTTCGAACGCGCGGTTGGGCGCCCGCAAGACCGGCCTTGGCCGCGGCCTGGATGCCCTCATCCCCAGCCTCGAGACCATCCCCCTCAGTCAACCGGTCTCGACCACGACCGCGCCGGTCACCAGCATTACGCCCAATCCGCGGCAACCACGCACCACGATCGATCCCGATGAGCTCGGCATCCTCGCCGACTCGATTCGCACACACGGCATCATCCAGCCCATCGTCGTGAAACCCGGGGACCAACCGGATCGATTCGTCCTCATCGCCGGTGAACGACGCTGGCGCGCCGCGCAATTGGCCGGTCTGCGCGAAGTGCCAATCGTGGTGCTCGATGTCTCTTTGCAGGCCCAGCTCGAACTTGCACTCGTCGAAAACGTCATCCGATCCGATCTGTCAGCGCTCGAAGAGGCGCTTGCCTATCGCCAGTTGATCGATGAGTTTGGGCTGACCCAGGCCGAAGTGGCGGAACGCGTCGGACGATCGCGCGTTTCGGTCACGAATACCCTGCGTCTCCTGCTCCTGCCCGATCGGGTCAAAACCGCGCTCGAACGCGGCGATATCACGGAAGGTCACGCCCGAGCACTCCTCGGCTTGCCATCCGCGGTCGAACAGATTGCAATGCTCGAAACGGTGATCAAGCGCGGCTGGTCTGTGCGCGAGACCGAGAGCGCCGTGCGCGCCTGGACCGAGGCGCAATCCACCGTGGTCGAGCGCGAGAACCCGCAACGTCTGCGTGCTGAGCATGCCGATTTCGAGCAACGCCTCCGCAGAACACTGGCGACGAATGTCTCGATCAATCGCACGGAGCGCGGTTCAGGGTCGATCAGGATCGATTTCTCGTCCGACGAGCAACTGGCCGAACTCCTCGACCGTATCGCCGGCGACTCGCTCTTCTAG
- the prfB gene encoding peptide chain release factor 2 (programmed frameshift) — protein sequence MSDVKIRDLSELSARLENLGVLLDLASDRIEVEQLETASADPNFWDDMATAQSAMRRLGELKSRLDRFADLEQRISDLAELAELGDDDPSFYATLAADADLAAADLDAIELELTLSGPYDGKNAILVVHSGEGGVDAQDWAEMLSRMYLKWADLRGFKSELLDSTEGDEAGIKNATVEIRGANAYGYVKGEAGSHRLVRLSPFDSAHRRHTAFALVEVLPEIDSNAEIDLKDDDIRMDAYRASGAGGQHVNKTSSAIRLTHIPTGIVVTCQNERSQTQNRETAMKILRARLLERQMQAEAAERSKLKGEHTAAGFGNRIRSYVLHPYTLVTDHRTETSVGDIQAVLNGELDPFIDAYLKQSIGQETAAGA from the exons ATGTCCGATGTGAAGATACGCGATCTCAGCGAGCTGAGCGCACGTCTGGAAAATCTCGGGGTGTTACTT GACCTCGCGAGTGATCGCATAGAAGTCGAACAACTCGAAACCGCCTCTGCCGATCCGAATTTCTGGGACGACATGGCGACCGCCCAATCCGCGATGCGGCGACTCGGAGAGCTGAAGAGCCGGCTCGACCGGTTTGCCGATCTCGAACAGCGCATCTCCGACCTGGCCGAGCTGGCGGAGCTGGGCGACGACGATCCGTCGTTCTATGCCACCCTCGCAGCCGACGCCGATCTCGCCGCCGCAGACCTCGACGCCATCGAGCTCGAGCTGACACTCAGCGGACCGTACGACGGCAAGAACGCCATTCTGGTGGTGCACTCCGGAGAGGGCGGCGTCGACGCGCAGGACTGGGCAGAGATGCTCTCGCGCATGTATCTCAAATGGGCCGATCTGCGCGGCTTCAAGAGCGAACTGCTCGACAGCACCGAGGGCGACGAGGCCGGAATCAAGAACGCCACCGTCGAAATTCGTGGCGCGAATGCCTACGGTTATGTGAAGGGAGAGGCTGGTTCACACCGGCTTGTGCGGCTGTCTCCGTTCGACTCGGCGCATAGACGGCACACCGCCTTCGCCCTTGTGGAAGTGCTCCCTGAAATCGACTCGAACGCCGAGATCGATCTCAAGGACGACGACATTCGCATGGACGCCTACCGCGCCTCGGGCGCCGGCGGACAGCATGTCAACAAGACCAGCTCGGCCATTCGCCTCACGCACATCCCGACCGGGATCGTGGTTACCTGCCAAAACGAGCGGAGCCAGACGCAGAATCGCGAAACCGCGATGAAGATCTTGCGCGCTCGGTTGCTCGAACGGCAGATGCAAGCCGAAGCAGCCGAGCGAAGCAAGCTCAAGGGCGAACACACCGCAGCGGGGTTCGGCAACCGCATTCGTTCGTACGTGCTCCACCCCTATACCCTTGTCACCGATCACCGCACGGAGACCAGCGTGGGAGACATCCAGGCCGTGCTCAATGGCGAACTCGATCCCTTTATCGATGCATACCTGAAGCAATCGATTGGGCAGGAGACGGCTGCCGGTGCATAG
- a CDS encoding peptidase MA family metallohydrolase → MHSLWRVFAVALLLALLMPGAHGVRATAQPPTIQADQSAELDFPASATFHLSATAPVPVDSAELRYITSGHEFSNAAVVEFDATTEVQVEHTVDAQIDYIEPGVDITYYWILSNADGTVAQTEESTVTWIDDSFDWRRLDSDDVSIYVYEDDDEFNQYILQVAQESADAYKQQYDIAEIDPMRIWVYANGSDFSTTLRQNSESWIGGFSLPQAGVIAVPIESGDDYSVDRVISHEVSHHVLYQATRNPFSYPPTWFDEGLAVVGQLAGNENDLQIVLGALEEGTLPTLMTLSSSFPTDAAAANRSYATSHIAVEYLMQQWGEAVIGDIVRAFRGGVTADQALLSTIGIDTVQLDAQFRAWLETQL, encoded by the coding sequence GTGCATAGCCTCTGGCGTGTCTTCGCCGTCGCGTTGCTACTCGCACTGCTTATGCCCGGCGCTCACGGCGTTCGGGCAACCGCGCAACCGCCAACGATTCAGGCGGACCAAAGCGCAGAACTCGACTTCCCGGCGTCAGCCACGTTTCACCTATCGGCCACCGCTCCGGTTCCGGTCGATTCCGCGGAACTTCGCTACATCACGTCTGGGCACGAGTTTTCGAACGCGGCAGTCGTCGAGTTCGATGCGACGACCGAAGTTCAGGTCGAACACACCGTCGATGCGCAGATCGACTATATCGAGCCCGGTGTCGATATCACCTACTACTGGATCCTCTCAAACGCCGACGGAACCGTCGCGCAAACAGAGGAATCGACCGTTACGTGGATCGACGATTCGTTCGACTGGCGGCGGCTCGACAGCGACGATGTGAGCATCTACGTCTACGAGGATGACGACGAGTTCAACCAGTACATCCTGCAAGTTGCGCAGGAATCGGCCGACGCATACAAACAGCAGTACGACATCGCCGAGATCGATCCAATGCGCATTTGGGTCTACGCAAACGGAAGCGACTTCAGCACCACACTTCGGCAAAACAGCGAAAGCTGGATCGGTGGCTTCTCGCTACCCCAGGCTGGGGTCATAGCGGTCCCGATCGAATCGGGAGACGACTACTCCGTCGACCGTGTGATCAGCCACGAGGTGAGCCACCACGTGCTCTACCAGGCGACGAGGAACCCGTTTTCCTATCCTCCTACCTGGTTCGATGAGGGACTGGCCGTCGTGGGGCAGCTGGCCGGGAATGAGAACGATCTCCAGATCGTTCTGGGCGCTTTGGAGGAAGGCACGCTTCCCACCCTGATGACGCTCTCCTCGAGCTTCCCAACCGACGCCGCTGCCGCAAACCGCAGTTACGCCACCAGCCATATCGCCGTCGAATACCTCATGCAACAGTGGGGGGAAGCCGTGATCGGCGATATCGTTCGCGCCTTTCGCGGCGGCGTCACCGCAGACCAGGCGCTCCTTTCCACAATTGGCATCGATACCGTTCAACTCGATGCCCAGTTTCGCGCCTGGCTGGAAACACAGCTTTAG
- a CDS encoding ferredoxin family protein gives MSGATLAGTDSSKRMVAMTDTDHSLRAFILDPAAIERKLALINYNVDRDRAHIRIIDHDTCLRCVRQQCINCCPANCYAPQEDGKVVFSYEGCVECGTCRIVCNEFHNIEWTYPRGGFGVQYRFG, from the coding sequence ATGTCGGGTGCTACACTGGCCGGAACCGATTCGAGCAAACGCATGGTTGCCATGACTGACACCGATCACTCTCTTCGCGCCTTTATCCTCGACCCAGCTGCGATCGAGCGGAAGCTGGCGTTGATCAACTACAACGTCGATCGCGACCGAGCGCACATCCGCATCATCGATCACGACACCTGCCTCCGTTGCGTGCGACAGCAGTGCATCAACTGTTGTCCCGCCAACTGCTACGCCCCGCAGGAGGATGGCAAGGTCGTCTTCTCGTACGAAGGGTGCGTGGAGTGCGGTACCTGCCGCATCGTCTGCAACGAGTTCCACAACATCGAGTGGACCTACCCCCGCGGTGGTTTTGGGGTTCAGTACCGATTCGGATGA
- a CDS encoding (2Fe-2S) ferredoxin domain-containing protein has protein sequence MYWTQKHVLVCTASHCAQKGSNDLIGRLRLEVVRKKLDAEILVNNCGTIDLCDIGPNVVIYPDNVILSGVTVKDVPRLVAYLQGNGDPPGEITSFDSPAESARRAFYRAATGCGEFCPVEQFGSTAAEHGFDARWIDEQARRGFVARKPDPATGEPAIVITKKASDRYRLSGDGAE, from the coding sequence ATGTATTGGACACAGAAGCATGTGCTCGTTTGCACGGCCTCTCACTGCGCGCAGAAGGGTTCCAACGATCTGATCGGGCGGCTCCGCCTGGAGGTCGTGCGCAAGAAGCTCGACGCCGAGATCCTGGTCAACAATTGCGGCACGATCGACCTCTGCGACATCGGTCCGAATGTTGTCATCTATCCGGACAACGTGATTCTGAGCGGTGTGACGGTCAAGGACGTACCGAGGCTCGTCGCTTACTTGCAGGGGAACGGCGATCCGCCGGGTGAGATCACCAGTTTCGATTCACCAGCCGAGTCAGCCAGACGCGCGTTCTACCGTGCCGCCACGGGGTGCGGAGAGTTCTGCCCGGTGGAGCAATTCGGGTCGACCGCGGCCGAGCATGGATTCGACGCGCGATGGATCGACGAGCAAGCTCGTAGGGGGTTCGTAGCCCGCAAACCCGATCCCGCGACGGGTGAACCGGCCATCGTCATCACGAAAAAGGCCAGCGACCGTTACCGCTTGTCGGGGGATGGGGCGGAATGA
- a CDS encoding phosphatase PAP2 family protein — protein MSEPISPEPPESPQESKPSLRAALSARDPNAIKAAIRPSHILRLVLAVVLMIVSYYTNRGFLGWGLLFILGVLVVPVGRTRAFLIGFIPYAGVWFLFTVGRSLADETIFARTVNLYVPDFERQLFNDRLPTVRLQDRFFTPGDPGPLDYFMTGVHWSYFIIPHVFAVIIWYKRPELFLRFFSAMTLMLGIGLAIYFLIPTNPPWLAPEPINSPSAAVVYRVMESVGKAIGGGIYEASYAVIGESNPRAAMPSIHLAFTALLIFPAFAFGKKWGYLFVIYTALMGFALVYMGEHYVTDLAVGFMCAAYGWYGAGAWWDIAAPNVFGSRNPMAGLTQAAATRQAEAASGP, from the coding sequence ATGAGCGAACCAATCTCGCCCGAACCGCCGGAAAGTCCCCAGGAAAGCAAGCCGAGCTTGCGTGCTGCCTTGAGCGCGCGCGATCCCAATGCCATCAAAGCTGCCATCCGGCCATCGCACATTCTGCGTCTGGTGCTGGCCGTGGTGCTCATGATCGTTTCTTACTACACCAACCGCGGTTTTCTCGGATGGGGCTTGCTGTTTATCCTCGGCGTCCTCGTGGTGCCGGTCGGACGAACCCGCGCCTTTCTGATCGGGTTCATCCCGTACGCCGGTGTTTGGTTCCTCTTTACCGTCGGGCGTTCGTTGGCCGACGAAACCATCTTCGCGCGCACGGTCAATCTCTACGTTCCCGATTTCGAACGGCAGCTATTCAACGATCGCCTTCCGACCGTCCGTCTGCAGGACCGCTTCTTCACTCCTGGCGATCCGGGCCCACTCGACTACTTCATGACCGGAGTGCACTGGTCGTACTTCATCATTCCGCATGTCTTTGCCGTGATCATTTGGTACAAACGGCCAGAGCTCTTCCTGCGGTTCTTTAGCGCGATGACCCTGATGCTGGGAATCGGTCTCGCGATCTACTTCCTGATCCCAACCAACCCCCCGTGGCTTGCTCCGGAACCGATCAACTCTCCATCGGCGGCGGTGGTCTATCGCGTGATGGAGTCCGTCGGCAAAGCGATCGGAGGTGGGATCTACGAAGCCAGCTACGCGGTCATTGGCGAATCCAATCCGCGTGCCGCCATGCCATCCATCCACCTGGCATTCACGGCATTGCTCATCTTCCCGGCCTTCGCGTTCGGAAAAAAGTGGGGCTATCTGTTCGTAATCTACACGGCGCTCATGGGATTTGCCCTGGTGTACATGGGCGAGCACTACGTCACTGATTTGGCCGTCGGATTCATGTGCGCCGCGTATGGCTGGTACGGCGCCGGAGCATGGTGGGACATCGCCGCGCCAAACGTTTTCGGGAGCCGCAACCCGATGGCGGGACTCACGCAGGCCGCCGCAACACGTCAGGCGGAGGCAGCCTCGGGCCCCTGA
- the gcvPB gene encoding aminomethyl-transferring glycine dehydrogenase subunit GcvPB codes for MTVEPTIFELSRANRRGVTFPASTVPNSPVPAELARERLDWPEVSEIDVVRHFTRMSQKNHAIDIAIYPLGSCTMKYNSRINESVARLPGFAQLHPLQTEDTTQGAMQLMFELQEMLAEISGFANVTLQPAAGAHGELTGCLIIRAFHEDQGDPERTEMLVPDSAHGTNPATAVLAGFDVVTIPSDDRGNVDVEALKAKIGPKTAGLMITNPNTLGLWDEHIQQVIDLVHEAGGLVYNDGANFNAILGYARPGDLGIDVMHFNLHKTFSTPHGGGGPGSGPVGVAEKLVDYLPGPMVRADETDGETTYRWYTPEKSIGRLHSFHGNFGMFVRALTYIRMHGEEGLRQISSDAVLNANYLKARLEGAYDVAIDRTCMHEVVLSARRQKAQGVKALDIAKRLLDFGVHPPTTYFPLIVPEALMIEPTETESKESLDQFIDIMLQIAAEAENEPETVTSAPHTTEYKRLDEAGANRKLNIKWVSDTEREAVAAD; via the coding sequence ATGACCGTCGAGCCAACGATATTCGAGCTTAGCCGCGCTAATCGCCGCGGGGTCACCTTTCCCGCATCCACAGTTCCGAACTCGCCAGTCCCTGCCGAGCTTGCCCGCGAGCGGCTCGACTGGCCAGAAGTCAGCGAAATCGATGTGGTGCGCCACTTCACGCGCATGAGCCAGAAGAACCACGCGATCGACATCGCCATCTACCCGCTCGGCTCTTGCACGATGAAATACAACTCTCGCATCAACGAGAGCGTGGCCCGTCTTCCGGGTTTCGCGCAGTTGCACCCGCTGCAAACCGAAGACACCACCCAGGGAGCCATGCAGCTCATGTTCGAGCTGCAGGAGATGCTCGCGGAAATCTCCGGGTTCGCAAACGTCACGCTGCAACCTGCGGCCGGCGCCCATGGCGAGCTCACCGGTTGTCTCATCATCCGCGCGTTCCACGAGGACCAGGGTGACCCCGAGCGCACCGAAATGCTGGTGCCGGATTCTGCGCACGGCACAAACCCGGCGACGGCCGTGCTCGCCGGATTCGATGTGGTCACCATCCCCTCGGATGACCGGGGCAATGTCGACGTCGAGGCGCTCAAGGCGAAGATCGGTCCAAAGACCGCCGGCCTGATGATCACCAACCCAAACACGCTCGGCCTTTGGGACGAGCACATTCAGCAAGTCATCGATCTGGTGCACGAAGCGGGCGGATTGGTCTACAACGACGGCGCCAATTTCAACGCCATTCTCGGGTACGCCCGTCCAGGCGATCTCGGGATCGACGTCATGCACTTCAACCTGCACAAGACATTCTCGACCCCACACGGCGGTGGTGGGCCTGGTTCCGGACCGGTGGGCGTGGCAGAGAAGCTCGTCGACTACCTGCCTGGCCCAATGGTGCGTGCGGACGAGACCGATGGGGAGACCACGTACCGCTGGTACACACCGGAAAAATCCATCGGTCGCCTGCACTCATTCCATGGCAACTTCGGCATGTTCGTGCGCGCGCTGACCTACATCCGCATGCATGGTGAAGAGGGGCTGCGGCAGATCAGTTCGGACGCCGTGCTCAACGCCAACTACCTGAAAGCACGGCTCGAGGGCGCCTACGATGTGGCGATCGACCGAACCTGCATGCATGAGGTGGTTCTCTCCGCTCGCCGGCAGAAAGCCCAGGGAGTGAAAGCGCTCGACATCGCCAAGCGACTGCTCGATTTCGGCGTTCATCCGCCGACCACCTATTTCCCCCTGATCGTGCCGGAAGCGCTCATGATCGAGCCGACCGAAACCGAGTCGAAGGAATCGCTCGATCAGTTCATCGACATCATGCTGCAGATCGCGGCCGAAGCCGAGAACGAGCCAGAGACCGTTACGTCGGCCCCGCACACAACCGAGTACAAGCGGCTCGACGAAGCCGGCGCCAACCGCAAGCTCAACATCAAGTGGGTCAGCGACACCGAACGCGAGGCCGTCGCGGCCGACTGA
- the leuS gene encoding leucine--tRNA ligase translates to MSSITKPAESAVLYKAGEIEPRWRERWEADQLYVTPDDSDKPKWFSLTMYPYPSGILHIGHWYAFAVPDVFARFQRMRGYNVMFPMGFDAFGLPAENAAIRHNIHPAEWTYDNIDAMRAQYRQMGAMIDWTREVITCNPDYYHWNQWIFLQMLERGLAYRKAGAVWWCPKDQTVLANEQVLEGNICERCGSEVIKRDLEQWYFNITHYVEELLAELDNLDWPERVKTMQRNWIGRSEGARLTFAVEGGEPLEVFTTRPDTVWGATFMVLAPEHPLVEQITTEDRREAVRAYATAARNQSEIERMSTDATKAKSGVFTGAYAINPITDERIPIWIADYVLMGYGTGAIMAVPAHDERDFAFARAFDLPIRVVIQPEGDPLDPQTMTEAYHGNGIMVNSGSFDGAPVPESLPQVIEWLEQTGRGTAEVNYRLRDWLVSRQRYWGTPIPIIYCDACGMVPVPIDQLPVELPLDAEFTPTGQSPLVSHQSFLNTTCPNCGKPARRETDTFDTFVDSSWYWYRYTNPKNGSQPFDPAIANTWTPVDLYCGGIEHAILHLLYARFFTKVLRDLGMVHHSEPFERLRNQGMILAEEGTKMSKSRGTQVSPDELVQQYGADSLRLHLMYLGPWDQGGPWNTRGITGMERFIRRVHGLVLETIEFEPTKGADPEVARTLERLVNKTVQRVTTDLLDFQFNTMVAALIECSNGLADLKSPDLMATREWRDALSTLVLLMAPSTPYVAEELWEKLGGDYSVHTQSWPDYDEQLAKDDFVEVVIQVNGKVRDRVTLPADASEESAKDAIRRTEKIAAALDGVEVMREIYVPGRLMNFVVKSK, encoded by the coding sequence TTGTCGTCCATCACCAAACCAGCTGAATCCGCCGTGCTGTACAAGGCGGGTGAGATCGAACCGCGGTGGCGCGAACGATGGGAGGCCGACCAGCTTTACGTCACACCGGACGACTCGGACAAGCCAAAGTGGTTTTCGCTGACGATGTATCCCTACCCGTCGGGGATCCTGCACATCGGACACTGGTACGCCTTCGCGGTGCCCGACGTGTTCGCCCGGTTTCAGCGGATGCGCGGCTACAACGTCATGTTCCCGATGGGGTTCGATGCCTTTGGGTTGCCGGCCGAGAATGCGGCCATCCGGCACAACATTCACCCGGCGGAATGGACCTACGACAACATCGACGCGATGCGCGCCCAATACCGCCAGATGGGCGCGATGATCGATTGGACGCGGGAAGTCATTACTTGCAATCCGGACTACTACCACTGGAACCAGTGGATCTTTCTGCAGATGCTGGAGCGTGGGCTCGCCTATCGCAAGGCTGGCGCCGTCTGGTGGTGCCCGAAGGATCAGACCGTGCTCGCGAACGAGCAGGTGCTCGAAGGAAACATTTGCGAGCGCTGTGGGTCGGAAGTCATCAAGCGCGATCTGGAACAGTGGTATTTCAACATTACCCACTATGTCGAAGAGCTACTGGCCGAACTGGACAACCTCGACTGGCCCGAGCGGGTCAAGACGATGCAGCGCAACTGGATCGGCCGTTCGGAGGGGGCTCGCCTGACCTTCGCGGTCGAAGGCGGCGAGCCGCTGGAGGTCTTCACGACACGACCGGACACGGTCTGGGGCGCAACCTTCATGGTGTTGGCGCCGGAGCATCCGTTGGTCGAACAAATCACGACAGAAGACCGGCGCGAGGCCGTGCGGGCCTATGCCACCGCGGCCCGCAACCAGAGCGAGATCGAGCGTATGTCCACCGACGCCACCAAGGCAAAGAGCGGCGTCTTTACTGGGGCATATGCGATCAACCCGATTACCGACGAGCGGATTCCCATCTGGATTGCCGACTACGTTCTGATGGGTTACGGCACGGGCGCCATCATGGCAGTTCCTGCTCATGACGAACGCGACTTCGCGTTCGCGCGAGCCTTCGACTTGCCCATTCGGGTTGTGATTCAGCCAGAAGGCGACCCGCTCGATCCGCAAACGATGACCGAGGCCTATCACGGCAACGGGATCATGGTGAACTCGGGTTCGTTCGATGGCGCCCCGGTTCCGGAGAGCCTGCCGCAGGTCATCGAATGGCTGGAGCAAACGGGCAGGGGAACGGCGGAGGTCAACTATCGCTTGCGCGACTGGCTGGTCTCCCGGCAGCGCTATTGGGGCACCCCAATCCCCATCATCTATTGCGATGCCTGCGGCATGGTGCCGGTGCCGATCGACCAGCTCCCGGTCGAGCTCCCGCTCGACGCGGAGTTCACACCGACGGGACAGAGCCCGCTGGTGAGCCACCAGTCGTTCCTGAACACGACTTGCCCGAACTGCGGGAAACCCGCTCGCCGCGAGACCGACACCTTCGACACGTTCGTCGATTCCTCGTGGTACTGGTACCGCTACACGAATCCGAAGAACGGCAGTCAGCCATTCGATCCGGCGATCGCCAACACGTGGACGCCGGTCGATCTGTACTGCGGCGGAATCGAGCATGCGATTCTGCACTTGCTCTATGCCCGGTTCTTCACGAAGGTGCTGCGCGATCTTGGCATGGTGCATCACAGTGAACCGTTCGAGCGCCTGCGCAACCAGGGCATGATCCTGGCGGAAGAGGGGACCAAGATGAGCAAGAGCCGGGGAACGCAGGTTTCCCCGGATGAGCTCGTGCAGCAGTACGGAGCCGATTCGCTGCGCCTGCATCTCATGTACCTTGGCCCGTGGGATCAGGGCGGACCGTGGAACACGCGCGGCATCACGGGCATGGAGCGCTTCATCCGCAGAGTTCACGGTCTTGTGCTGGAAACGATCGAGTTCGAGCCGACCAAGGGCGCCGATCCAGAGGTTGCCCGCACGCTGGAACGGCTTGTGAACAAGACGGTGCAACGAGTGACGACCGACCTGCTCGATTTTCAGTTCAACACCATGGTTGCGGCGCTGATCGAGTGCTCGAATGGCCTTGCTGACCTGAAGTCGCCCGATCTGATGGCCACTCGCGAATGGCGGGACGCCCTGAGCACACTGGTGCTCCTGATGGCTCCCTCGACACCCTACGTCGCCGAAGAGCTCTGGGAGAAGCTGGGCGGCGACTACTCGGTGCACACGCAGTCCTGGCCCGACTACGATGAGCAGTTGGCGAAAGACGACTTTGTCGAGGTTGTCATCCAGGTGAACGGCAAGGTGCGCGATCGGGTAACGCTTCCCGCGGATGCGTCAGAGGAGTCCGCCAAGGACGCCATTCGTCGGACCGAGAAGATCGCTGCGGCGCTGGACGGAGTCGAGGTCATGCGCGAGATCTACGTGCCCGGACGCCTGATGAACTTCGTGGTGAAATCGAAATAG
- a CDS encoding cation:proton antiporter, which produces MESIVIGVLALLAIAGAAWLGPRVRIAAPLILVLVGIAVSLWPSTPIFEVDPEWILAGILPPLLFSAAVSLPTTEFRRDFAAISGLAVMLVVITSFVIGWILSRIIPDLDFAAGLAIGAILSPTDAVATSIVKRLGVSPRTVVVLEGESLLNDASALVLLRTAIGATAAGISLLHIAGAFVYSIVIAVVIGAVVGYGNLWIRSRATDPTVNTALALTVPFLASLPAEWMEASGLVAAVVAGLITGFMGPRYLPPRFRLSDRQNWRMIEFILEGAVFLIMGLELDWVLEDVQEDHFGIAKAFEYALIALVLTVVIRALYIVPLVYLFRTSSDRATRVANAFQHRFVEPISEHEFNLKFWGRGKQSDEETIARFRKTWRRRAADIDYYRHEQMGWRQGTVIVWAGMRGAVTLAAAQTLPRDTPSRSLLVFVAFLVAAMSLLLQGSTLPWLARKLLPPGDNNERADAERARLTVAMRNAGTQVLKEHGLDPDAPFPELVTGPMPSADSGSLEQQSRNKQIQLEMIEAQRAVLLAVMDEGTFSSELISSTMANLDADQISLEIKGTPATGH; this is translated from the coding sequence TTGGAATCGATCGTCATTGGCGTGCTCGCGCTCCTGGCAATTGCCGGTGCAGCGTGGCTGGGACCGCGCGTGCGCATTGCGGCGCCGCTCATCCTTGTGCTGGTGGGCATCGCGGTCAGCCTCTGGCCGTCTACCCCGATCTTCGAGGTCGATCCCGAATGGATCCTCGCCGGCATCCTGCCACCGCTCCTCTTCTCTGCTGCGGTCTCTTTGCCAACGACCGAATTTCGACGTGACTTCGCCGCCATCAGCGGTCTGGCGGTCATGCTGGTCGTCATCACCTCGTTCGTCATCGGCTGGATTCTCTCGCGCATCATCCCTGACCTCGATTTCGCCGCTGGACTGGCAATTGGCGCCATCCTGAGCCCGACCGATGCCGTTGCAACTTCTATCGTCAAGCGGCTCGGCGTCTCGCCACGAACCGTCGTCGTACTGGAAGGCGAGAGCCTGCTGAACGATGCGTCGGCGCTTGTGCTGCTGCGAACTGCCATCGGGGCAACTGCCGCCGGAATCTCCCTCCTGCATATCGCCGGCGCGTTTGTCTATTCCATCGTGATTGCCGTGGTCATCGGCGCCGTGGTCGGCTACGGAAATCTCTGGATTCGCTCACGCGCCACTGATCCCACCGTCAACACCGCGCTCGCCCTCACGGTGCCGTTTCTTGCTTCGCTCCCCGCGGAATGGATGGAAGCGTCGGGACTGGTTGCCGCGGTCGTCGCCGGCTTGATCACCGGATTCATGGGGCCACGCTATCTGCCGCCGCGCTTTCGCCTGTCGGACCGGCAAAACTGGCGCATGATCGAGTTCATCCTGGAAGGCGCGGTCTTTCTCATCATGGGATTGGAGCTCGACTGGGTGCTGGAGGATGTGCAGGAAGATCACTTCGGGATAGCCAAGGCGTTCGAGTACGCGCTCATCGCGCTCGTGCTCACCGTCGTGATCCGCGCCCTCTATATCGTTCCACTCGTCTATCTGTTTCGGACAAGCTCAGACCGAGCCACCCGCGTTGCAAACGCGTTTCAGCACCGGTTCGTCGAGCCAATCTCGGAACACGAATTCAATCTCAAGTTCTGGGGCCGAGGAAAGCAATCGGACGAGGAGACGATCGCGCGATTTCGCAAGACCTGGCGCCGAAGAGCGGCAGATATCGACTACTACCGCCATGAACAGATGGGATGGCGTCAAGGCACGGTCATCGTCTGGGCAGGTATGCGAGGCGCGGTCACACTGGCCGCAGCGCAAACCCTCCCACGCGATACGCCGAGCCGTTCCCTTCTGGTCTTCGTCGCATTCCTGGTCGCTGCCATGTCACTGTTGCTCCAGGGTTCGACGCTGCCCTGGCTTGCGAGAAAACTGTTGCCTCCAGGCGACAACAACGAACGCGCCGATGCCGAACGCGCGCGCCTCACCGTCGCCATGCGCAACGCGGGCACCCAGGTCCTGAAGGAGCACGGCCTCGATCCCGACGCACCATTTCCCGAGCTCGTTACCGGACCAATGCCTTCTGCCGATAGCGGGTCGCTTGAACAGCAGAGTCGCAACAAGCAGATTCAGCTGGAGATGATCGAGGCCCAGCGTGCGGTCTTGCTGGCTGTCATGGACGAAGGCACATTCAGTTCCGAGCTCATCAGTTCGACGATGGCCAATCTCGACGCCGATCAGATCTCGCTCGAAATCAAAGGGACGCCGGCGACCGGTCACTAG